CCACTGCACTCAACCGGCTGCCGTCTGCTCTTCTGCGGCTGACTCTGCTTCATCACCGGAGACACATTCAACAGTCCCGCCAGCAAATGATTAAAAGAAAAAGCACCATCATCATTCATAAATGCCTCGCCCTTATCCTGAGCACACACTTCACACAAATGAACCTCTGTCTTCTTCCCGTTCACTACATTTTTTAAATGAACAGCAGCAGGCCGCTCCTGGCATTGCTCACACATCATCTCGATCACCCCGCGACCTTATTGATATTTTAAAACAGTCAGCATAGCAGTCAGGATCCGGCCCCGCACCTCATCCCTTACAGGCAGAGGCACATTCAACGTGGACCGGTCCATCGCACTCAGCATCAGCTTCGCTTCCCGTTTGGAAATCACACCTTCATCAATTAATCTGAAAACCACACTCTCAGCAGCAGCCTGTGAAACCGCCGGCTGAAGAATATCTAAAATCTGATCAATTAAATGCGCATGATCATGACTTTTTACTTTTATAATACGTATATACCCTCCACCGCCACGCTTACTCTCCACAACATAGCCACTTTCAATCGTAAAGCGGGTTTTCATTACATAATTAATCTGAGAGGGCACACACTGGAAGCGCTCAGCAATCTCACTCCGCTTTATCTCCACTATTTCACTGCCGCTCTTTTCTAAAACCTCTTTTAAATAGTTTTCAATCACATCCGAAATATTTTTCACATTGCCACCTCCCTCACCTTGACTTTGACTATCTTTGACTATGATTATACAACATAGTTCAGTTTATGTGCAATTGAGGGGGTGGGATACTTAATTATGTAAAGGGATTTGGTATAGATTGCTGGTGGATGAACGGATGGGCAGGAGATTGAGGGAGAAATGAGGGAATTGTTTTTTAACTGAAGGAATAGCTGAGATTGGTGATGGAAATATGTCTATAGATGATGGATTTAGGCGTAGTGATTAGAATGATGAGGGAATCTTTTTAAGGATTGAGGGAAATAAATCATATATTGAAGGAATCCAACGCAGGGCTGATGAAATAACTTTCAGATTGAAGGAATTCACATCCGC
The sequence above is a segment of the Jeotgalibacillus haloalkalitolerans genome. Coding sequences within it:
- a CDS encoding CtsR family transcriptional regulator; the protein is MKNISDVIENYLKEVLEKSGSEIVEIKRSEIAERFQCVPSQINYVMKTRFTIESGYVVESKRGGGGYIRIIKVKSHDHAHLIDQILDILQPAVSQAAAESVVFRLIDEGVISKREAKLMLSAMDRSTLNVPLPVRDEVRGRILTAMLTVLKYQ